CCTGACCGCACAACCCCACCTACCACCAAATCCACCACCCGATCCCTTTTTCCCTCCACCAACCCCTCTTCCCCTCTGCCTCTCACTCACCTATCAAACACATCCATAATCCACCACTCAACTGGCTAATGTGGTTTTTAGCTTTCCCCAACTTCCCattaaaatttctctttcttaaaattttattttatatactaATAATTCATTATAATTATATCATGATAAAACTATTTTAATATCTTATTTAATTAATGGGTGAGTGTTTTCCTACTGGAAGTGTGGCCTCCAATGCCTTCCAAGccaatctctctcctctatcAATGAGGGGGaaaatatatcatttcataCGAGGAAGGACAGAGATAAGCATATAGAACCCTTGCACATGTCGTTCTTGACAAAGAACAATTTTCCTAAATTAATAGTTTtagtcattttttttctattttactgcCATGattaaaattaaagtaaaatcaTGCTTCGGTAGTGCACATCCTTTGACACTAGATGAAACACTCTCCTCATCCTGATTATGTGGGTTTTCTTGTGTATGAACCATAATGCATTCCATTTCGTGTATATATTTATTTGGCATTGGATGCTATTATACACTTGTACTTATGTTTCCTAATGTTCAAGAGAGACAGGGAAACATAATTGCCTAATGTTCCGTGAAAGCATTTTTCCCcacctttttttccctttacttTGTGAGGTGTCTTGTTTAAGGTCATTTAAATAACTAAACAACACCATTTTCAAGAAAAAAGTGTATTATCTAAAAATGATTGTTAATTTCTTTTGTCCAAAAATGTTTAATTGAAAATGATACTTATATCATTCATCAAAACCCACTTTTGGACTTTAACGTTTCCCTAATGTTACCTATAAGAAAGGCCTACTTTTTGTTGCATTAGTGGGAACTAGTCAGGCTTCAAGCTAGTTGCTTGTGTTCACTTTCTTAACTACTTTCCATGATAAGAAGAGATTAATTCAGATACTCATCTAATAATATAAAATCTTACCTAATCAATTAGAAGGAAACTTGGATTTTTGTTTTATGGACTCTTAATGTCCAAGCAAAGCGGATCTCTATAACACAATACCACACCATCAATTCCATTTTTAGGGTCACATTGTTCTTCTTAGAGGTTTTGTGCTGCAAACATGTTTGGCAGCATACTTCGAAATCTTTTTGTAAACGGTTATTTGTAAACATCATCTTAAATTATTTAAAGAAACTAAATTATCAATTAATACTAATGCCTACTTATTGCCTTActgtttttttggtggaaagctgtctttgatttttttttcgtCCCCATAAACAAATGTTGCAAAAGAGATAATGAacaaccaaaataataataagctCAATTTGTtataaatatacatatataatccATCTCCTTTAACTGATTTAAAACATACTAGTTAAGAAATTTTACTCCTAGCATTTAATTTATGTAGGGTCTATATAGCAATGTTCAAAAGAAACAGTTTTGATGTTTTGTGTGTACTTTTTATAATAAATTTAGAAATAAATGTATATGATGTCggatttatttttgtgtttttatgAAAGTAGCcaggagaaaaaaatacatttgTTTATCATTGGAGAAGCAAATTTGCTATtgtttataagaaaaaattagaaacataaatttataACAAAAACCAGTCTAATAAATGCTACTCTCGAGTTCGACTCTCTACTACTACCACCTTAACTGCCATTACCACCATCATTatcaccaccgccaccaccgcCATCAATATTTTCACCACAAGTTTTAAATATATAGGTTGAACACACAACACCCTGGACGTGCCTCTCtagttcatccatttcactttattCATTCGTGAAATATCATCCTTTATATCACATTTTCTTATAATTGATCtcaaatacctaaaataatcattttCCGATACCTCTCTCTTTTCAATCTTAATAATTTCATTATTCATTGTATTGTGACTACAGTTACACATTATATTCTCCATATTTGTTTCAGTTATCTTAAAGCCTTTAAATCcaccaaaataatatcatcacCAAAGAACATACATCACACAAAAAAAAGTGAGAATTTTTACTATATTCATGTTATCGAAACCTTCCATCTTCCAATATCCACACAAAAAtcccaaatatatttttttttcagacaAAATCAGAAATATACAATACAACAAACAAGACACATGCACAACGGATTAGAAGAGAAATGTTTTTGTTAGTTTTAGCTCTTTGAGATGTAACAATATTTACATCTTTCATGTGAcacatatttatatataagaaCAACAACATTTCTCCATTAACCccactaattaaaaaaaaaaatctcccaaaTCCAATCCTTCTTACTAGGATTTAGATTGTTTTCTTTAGGATGAAATAGACATTACaaatagagaaagatgatgatgataatcaACCAATCAAAGGGAATCTGCACGAGAAGGGCACCAAGGAGTCATATCCATTGGATAACTCCCCAACACCCTAAGAAAGGACGTAAATTCCTGTACTTCAGCCAACGCATGCTGGGCCCTCACATCAGCCATCGACGCTTCAAAGTCAACATAAAACAAATACTCAAAGTGCTTCGCGGTCCCATCATTCGCATCATCCACCAACCTAATCGGACGGTTCCTATGCGGCCGACTCTCGATCTTCGTCAAGCTGAGGTTCCTAAAAGCAAACGCCGATAACACCTTAAACAACACCGACGTTCCCTTATCATGAGCGAAAACGATACTGGTCTTAAATGGCCGGTCCGTCCGGGGAATGATTGGTTCACGAGCCAACATAACGAACCGGGTCACGTTCCCCGAGTCATCTTGAATCCCATCAGCTAGAATCTGCAGACCGTACAGCTCCGCCGCACGGGCACTGGCGATCGCTGCGGTATCTCGCAAGTCGTTAGCAGCTACGTATTCTGCGGCTCCTGCGGTGTCGTCGACGGCTTCACGAGCGACGTTCAAGCCCATCTTGGTAAGGGTGAGCTCACACTGGGCTAAAGCTTGTGGGTGGCTGATGACACGTGTCAGGTACTCTTTTCTGACTCCGGGCATCGCCAAGAGGCAGTGGTGGACGGGAAGCTGAACTTCTCCGACGATGTGGAGGCGGTGGCGGAGGAGGAGGTCGTAGTTCCGGTGGATACTACCACCGAGAGAGTTTTCTATAGGAAGAACAGCTCTGTCTGCGATCCAGAGTTCAACTGCTTGGAAAGCCACTTCGAATTGGTCGCAGGGGATGGCTTCACAGTTCGGGTAGGCTTTACCGGCGGCGGCTTCACTGTACGCGCCGGGGACGCCTTGGTAAGCTACACGAAGCTGGGAGCCGTGCATAGGGGCAGGGGAGAGATCTGCGATGGTCAAGGGCTTGGGAAGTTTGCCGAGAGCGACCAGATCTAGAGTATCGTGGCCATTAACGGCGGTGATTTCGGTGCTGCCAGTGGTCTCAGTGTTTCGCTGCTGAGAGACGACTTTGCTGGCGAGGATTGCGCATGAGCTCTGCCAGTCAGCGCGGCAATTTGAGCCTGAGCCTGAGCCTGAGTTtgaacctgaacctgaacctgaacctgaacctgaacctgTGCTGCCGGCCAAGTTGGAGGAGTCAGGTCGCGAGACGCAATGAATGATGAGGCTAGTTGGGGTCCAATTGTGGGGATTAAATGGTTTTGGTGACCTGCTCAAGGGCTTGTGGTGGTCTGAGAAGAGAGATTTGAGAGATGTGGTGGGAGATGGTGAGATTGCCTGCATATTCACCGGCAGgggatttggattttgaatcACGAATGGAATGTACAAAGTaatgtgttttctttttctgaaaggaggaagagaatgaGATGAAAGAAATATAGAGAAGGGTAGGTGGGTTGgtggaagagatggagaaggaagaagaagaagaaaggcagAGGAGAAGGAAAGCTTGTAGTTCGCCGAGAAAGGGCACCTCAAGCTGAGAGATTTAGGGTTGGATTAATGAGGTTTATATATTAGGTGAGAGACAACATTATAGGTGAGGACTGAAGAGACAAGACAGTATATAAGAGACTTTGGAGCTTGGAGGGAGGAGAAGCCGTGGAGTTTTGTGACTGTGTGAGAAAGGAGGGTGGTGCGTCGTGCATGCGGGCGTGTGTATTCGATTGGTCAATCTCACACTCACACCAACCCCTCATCTGGCTCTGACGCAAGCGCGCTCGTGTGACGTGCGTATCAATGGGAGTGCTGGTGAAGTTTTGATCTTTTTAACCGTCGAAACTCCGTTCCTTTGAAATGTGAAAAACTTGTGAGAGTAGATCTCACATGATTACAAGGTTACGAGACTGAGagtaaatgtaatttttttttttttttaaattgataaaAAAGAATCTATTCTAATTCAGATGTGGGCCACATAACTGGTGTGATACAATGTTTCACCAGTCATGGAGTGAAATTTGGCCATGTGATCGTACACTGCATAAACTGGGTCTTTCGGGCTCAGATATCTAATAAAGAGTTGAATTCCCTAGAGACATTGAAAAGTACAAATaagtggaaaaatagaaagGCATCAAACATTAGAAATAATAGTTTGGATAGAAAGAGGTACTGTGTTTGATGGGGATCTATGATGTAACATAAAACTTCATTACAGTCCAATTCCAATATAACGTTGTTCATTGTTTGAGTAATGCCTTCAAGCAAATTATGTCAAACTGTCAGAACCTCACCTTCAAGGATCGAAA
This genomic stretch from Macadamia integrifolia cultivar HAES 741 chromosome 2, SCU_Mint_v3, whole genome shotgun sequence harbors:
- the LOC122072271 gene encoding arogenate dehydratase 1-like, with the protein product MQAISPSPTTSLKSLFSDHHKPLSRSPKPFNPHNWTPTSLIIHCVSRPDSSNLAGSTGSGSGSGSGSGSNSGSGSGSNCRADWQSSCAILASKVVSQQRNTETTGSTEITAVNGHDTLDLVALGKLPKPLTIADLSPAPMHGSQLRVAYQGVPGAYSEAAAGKAYPNCEAIPCDQFEVAFQAVELWIADRAVLPIENSLGGSIHRNYDLLLRHRLHIVGEVQLPVHHCLLAMPGVRKEYLTRVISHPQALAQCELTLTKMGLNVAREAVDDTAGAAEYVAANDLRDTAAIASARAAELYGLQILADGIQDDSGNVTRFVMLAREPIIPRTDRPFKTSIVFAHDKGTSVLFKVLSAFAFRNLSLTKIESRPHRNRPIRLVDDANDGTAKHFEYLFYVDFEASMADVRAQHALAEVQEFTSFLRVLGSYPMDMTPWCPSRADSL